Proteins from a single region of Methanotorris igneus Kol 5:
- a CDS encoding M24 family metallopeptidase, giving the protein MDKIKVFVEYLHENEIKKAVILKKENINYFLERYPPNFSVLVFEGEEGILYVPKLDYEMAKKYEKDNLRVEIFEKWEDIFEGCDGIEETLPIKFLKHISKDYKIISDKIKEMRMIKNKSEIKLIKNAAEISDKAVKYIMENLENIGNKTENELAAEIEYVMKKNGSIRPSFDTIVISDKKTSYPHELPSNEIIKNILLVDIGAVYEGYCSDITRTFLLNPSKKMEEVYDIVSNAKKEVEKHLKEGVSAKELDEIAREFMGEYKEYFIHSLGHGVGVEVHESPTLSIKAKEDVVLKEGMVLTIEPGIYLKDEFGVRIEDLYLVKKNGFKKLSNAKY; this is encoded by the coding sequence ATGGACAAAATTAAGGTATTTGTGGAATATTTGCATGAGAATGAAATAAAAAAGGCAGTGATTTTAAAAAAAGAGAATATAAATTATTTTTTGGAGAGGTATCCACCAAATTTTTCAGTTTTAGTTTTTGAAGGGGAAGAGGGAATTTTATATGTCCCTAAGTTAGATTATGAAATGGCAAAGAAATATGAGAAAGATAATTTAAGAGTGGAGATTTTTGAGAAGTGGGAAGATATCTTTGAGGGTTGTGACGGCATTGAAGAAACCTTACCAATAAAATTCCTAAAACACATTAGCAAGGACTACAAAATAATCTCAGACAAAATCAAAGAAATGAGAATGATAAAAAATAAAAGTGAAATAAAACTAATAAAGAATGCAGCAGAGATTAGCGATAAGGCAGTAAAATATATTATGGAAAATCTTGAGAACATAGGTAATAAAACCGAAAACGAACTTGCTGCAGAAATAGAATATGTTATGAAAAAGAATGGGAGTATCAGACCTTCTTTTGACACCATAGTTATCTCCGATAAAAAAACTTCCTATCCTCATGAATTGCCCTCAAATGAAATAATAAAAAATATTCTTTTAGTTGATATTGGGGCAGTATATGAGGGTTATTGCTCAGATATAACAAGGACGTTTTTATTAAATCCTTCAAAGAAAATGGAAGAAGTTTATGATATTGTTTCTAATGCTAAGAAGGAAGTTGAAAAGCATTTAAAAGAGGGTGTTTCAGCAAAGGAACTTGATGAAATTGCGAGGGAGTTTATGGGAGAGTATAAAGAATATTTCATTCACTCTCTTGGTCATGGGGTTGGCGTTGAAGTGCATGAGAGCCCAACTTTATCCATTAAAGCAAAAGAAGACGTTGTTTTAAAGGAGGGCATGGTTTTAACTATCGAGCCAGGGATATATCTGAAGGATGAGTTTGGAGTTAGGATTGAGGATTTATATTTGGTTAAAAAGAATGGTTTTAAAAAATTGAGCAATGCAAAATATTAA